Proteins from a single region of Candidatus Methanosuratincola sp.:
- a CDS encoding type I 3-dehydroquinate dehydratase: protein MRGRAYRICASVTGNDEGEIARAALAAEELGADLVELRLDSVEGLDRDKVRSVFRMTAGVGLPKIATVMSSSLFGGFDGGPEEQKGLLLEAGNYADYVDVGVEMLEGASQPLEVFSRRTKVVLSWHPDRPLSLEEIRDFVRSWHGCSVYKIAMPAKTIEDNIAALRGCLALEGVKRVVFCYGNEGVLSRVLSPFFGAEWVYSALGRGQETAPGQVDLESLKWIRGALV, encoded by the coding sequence ATTAGGGGCAGGGCTTACAGGATATGCGCCTCCGTAACGGGTAATGACGAGGGCGAGATCGCGAGGGCAGCCCTTGCCGCAGAGGAGCTCGGCGCAGACCTGGTTGAGCTCAGGCTAGACTCGGTGGAAGGGCTCGACCGGGATAAGGTCAGATCGGTGTTCAGGATGACTGCGGGCGTCGGCTTGCCAAAGATCGCGACGGTGATGTCGAGCAGCTTATTCGGGGGGTTTGACGGCGGCCCCGAGGAGCAGAAGGGGCTGCTCCTCGAGGCGGGCAACTACGCCGACTATGTCGATGTGGGCGTCGAGATGCTCGAAGGCGCTTCACAGCCATTGGAGGTCTTCTCCCGCAGGACGAAGGTCGTGCTCTCATGGCACCCCGACCGCCCCCTCTCGCTTGAGGAGATCAGGGATTTCGTCAGATCCTGGCACGGGTGCAGCGTCTACAAGATAGCGATGCCAGCCAAGACCATCGAGGACAACATAGCGGCGTTGCGGGGATGCCTCGCCCTGGAAGGGGTCAAGAGGGTCGTCTTCTGCTACGGTAACGAAGGCGTGCTGTCGAGGGTGCTCTCGCCTTTCTTTGGCGCGGAGTGGGTGTATTCGGCGCTGGGGAGGGGTCAGGAGACTGCGCCCGGGCAGGTCGACCTCGAGTCGCTCAAGTGGATCAGGGGGGCTTTGGTTTGA
- the carA gene encoding glutamine-hydrolyzing carbamoyl-phosphate synthase small subunit: protein MVNRAKGVLVLEDGTVFYGRSFGANRRVLGEVVFSTSMVGYPESLTDPSYNGQILTLTYPIVGNYGVPACGAGQIPDCFESDGIKAEGLIIHDLCDEPSHWTSGRTLDEWLRDEGIPGIYGIDTRKLTKRLRERGVMKGAIQTLAEGEEPDIEGIFSDLAKFDIETKDLVGEVSTKRTLVYEGPGPTVVLIDCGVKMNIVRNLLRRGIRLVRVPFNTGFEEVLSHDPSGVFLSNGPGNPKVCAETIRCARRLLETDVPVMGICLGNQILALASGGDTYKLRYGHRAQNQPVIELGSGRGYITTQNHGYAVDEESLANTPFKSCFVNANDRTVEGIYHPEKEVFAVQWHPEAAPGPYDTEFLFDRFIEAVRGYRSA, encoded by the coding sequence TTGGTAAACAGGGCTAAGGGAGTGCTGGTCCTGGAGGACGGGACCGTCTTCTACGGCAGGTCTTTTGGGGCCAACAGGAGGGTCCTTGGAGAGGTCGTCTTCTCCACGTCGATGGTAGGATACCCGGAGTCCCTGACGGACCCGTCCTACAACGGGCAGATCCTGACTCTCACTTACCCGATAGTCGGTAACTACGGGGTTCCGGCATGCGGGGCCGGGCAGATCCCAGATTGTTTCGAGTCGGATGGGATAAAGGCAGAGGGGCTGATAATCCACGACCTCTGCGACGAGCCGAGCCACTGGACAAGCGGGAGGACCCTCGACGAGTGGCTTAGGGACGAGGGGATCCCCGGGATCTACGGCATAGACACCAGAAAGCTCACAAAGAGGCTGAGGGAACGTGGCGTAATGAAGGGGGCGATCCAGACCCTTGCGGAGGGCGAGGAGCCAGACATCGAGGGGATCTTCTCCGACCTCGCAAAGTTCGACATCGAGACTAAGGATCTGGTCGGGGAGGTTTCGACGAAGAGGACTCTGGTGTACGAGGGCCCGGGACCGACCGTAGTCCTCATCGACTGCGGTGTGAAGATGAACATCGTGAGGAACCTGCTCAGGAGGGGCATAAGGCTGGTCAGGGTTCCATTCAACACGGGCTTCGAGGAGGTACTCAGCCACGACCCCTCGGGGGTCTTCCTGAGCAACGGACCGGGGAACCCCAAGGTCTGCGCCGAGACGATCAGGTGCGCTAGGAGGCTCCTCGAGACCGACGTGCCGGTGATGGGGATCTGCCTCGGGAACCAGATACTCGCGCTCGCCTCCGGCGGGGACACGTACAAGCTGAGATACGGGCACAGGGCGCAGAACCAGCCCGTGATAGAGCTCGGGTCCGGGAGGGGGTACATCACCACGCAGAACCACGGCTACGCCGTCGACGAGGAGTCGCTCGCCAATACGCCCTTCAAGTCCTGCTTCGTGAATGCGAACGACAGGACCGTCGAGGGGATATACCACCCGGAGAAGGAGGTCTTTGCCGTGCAGTGGCACCCCGAGGCGGCTCCCGGACCGTACGACACGGAGTTCCTGTTTGACAGGTTCATAGAGGCTGTGAGGGGGTACAGGAGTGCCTAA
- the aroB gene encoding 3-dehydroquinate synthase — protein sequence MRQITVRAGGLGYPVLIGAGLLGEVGRKLRELAGDGRVVIITVPPVRELYLQRVSASLEDEGIEPLVISVPDGEGAKTPETYLDVVGRMLDSGAGRDSLVASLGGGCAGDLAGFVASTYMRGVGLVHMPTTLLAQVDSSIGGKSALNHPRAKNLIGSFHQPRLVISDTSVLRTLPQKEVRCGLAEMVKYGAILDRGLFELLEGKAGDVLALEEGVLEEAIRRSVEIKARVVSADEKDWGERMLLNFGHTVGHAIEAATGYDRYSHGEAVAIGMLAEARIAAQLGMIGSADVERIEALVSRLGLPTRIKGATVDDLIGLMKGDKKVRGGEARFALPFAIGSGAVVEVNDRKLVARALEGVLGN from the coding sequence TTGAGGCAGATCACAGTCCGTGCAGGGGGTCTTGGCTACCCAGTCCTTATCGGGGCGGGTCTCCTGGGTGAGGTCGGGAGGAAACTCAGGGAGCTGGCAGGGGACGGGAGGGTCGTGATCATCACTGTCCCCCCTGTCAGGGAACTCTACCTCCAGAGGGTATCTGCCAGCCTGGAAGACGAAGGGATTGAGCCCCTTGTCATAAGCGTCCCGGACGGGGAGGGCGCCAAGACGCCAGAGACCTACCTAGATGTTGTGGGGAGGATGCTGGACTCTGGTGCGGGCAGGGACTCTCTAGTCGCCTCCCTCGGAGGTGGTTGCGCGGGCGACCTTGCCGGCTTCGTGGCCTCGACATACATGCGGGGGGTCGGGCTGGTCCACATGCCGACCACGCTCCTTGCACAGGTGGACAGCAGCATCGGCGGCAAGAGCGCGCTGAACCACCCGAGGGCCAAGAACCTCATAGGCAGCTTTCACCAGCCGAGGCTCGTCATCTCCGACACAAGTGTGCTTAGGACGCTGCCACAAAAAGAGGTGCGGTGCGGTCTCGCAGAGATGGTCAAGTACGGCGCGATACTCGACCGCGGATTGTTCGAGCTCCTCGAGGGAAAGGCCGGGGATGTGCTCGCGCTCGAAGAAGGGGTACTCGAGGAGGCGATACGCCGGTCGGTCGAGATCAAGGCTAGAGTTGTTTCGGCGGACGAGAAGGATTGGGGGGAGAGGATGCTCCTCAACTTCGGGCACACCGTGGGCCATGCGATAGAGGCGGCGACCGGTTACGACAGATACAGCCACGGAGAGGCGGTCGCAATAGGGATGCTAGCGGAGGCGAGGATCGCGGCGCAGCTAGGCATGATCGGAAGCGCCGATGTGGAGAGGATCGAGGCGCTCGTCTCGCGGCTCGGGCTACCGACGAGGATTAAGGGCGCGACAGTGGATGATCTGATCGGGCTCATGAAAGGAGACAAGAAGGTGCGCGGGGGAGAGGCGAGGTTCGCGCTCCCGTTCGCGATCGGGTCAGGGGCGGTGGTCGAGGTTAACGACAGGAAGTTGGTAGCAAGGGCGCTCGAGGGGGTGCTCGGCAATTAG
- the carB gene encoding carbamoyl-phosphate synthase (glutamine-hydrolyzing) large subunit, which translates to MPKFPWLKKVLILGSGAIKIGEAAEFDYSGSQCIKALREEGIETVLVNPNIATIQTDPRLSGKVYLLPVTPKYVQMVIERERPDGIMLGFGGQTALNCGVQLAKRGVLEKYGVKVLGTSIESIETTSDRERFKQTMLGAGVKVPRSGSANSISGAIALAREIGYPVIVRVAYTLGGRGSGVAYDEKDLVEIAERGLAQSMIKQILVEEYLKNWKEVEYEVVRDYADNCITVCNMENLDPLGVHTGDSIVVAPSQTLTNYDYHMLRTASIKAIRALGIIGECNIQWALDPKSNDFRVIEVNSRLSRSSALASKATGYPLAYIAAKLAIGYNLPELMNKVTGVTTACFEPALDYVIVKYPRWDFQKFKNVDPHLGPQMKSVGEVMAIGRCFEEALQKAIRMLDIGKNGLVCNPSEPEGDLQRELSHPTDKRLFFVVKALRDGVPIEEVYRLSGIDPWFLSKIKGIIDMEAELRKAKLESGCAELIREAKRLGFSDVQIAICTGTTEDEVRAFRKANGIVPVVKQIDTMAAEWPAKTNYLYVTYGGDEDDIGFGTRKKVMVLGAGVFRIGTSVEFDWCGVNTAWGLKKEGVEETIIINNNPETVSTDYDVPDKLYFEELTYERVMDIHEKEGVYGVVLSVGGQTPNNLALRLSRAGMRLLGSSAESIDMAEDRSKFSDLLGRLGIPQPRWKALTSMEEAKEFAREIGFPVIVRPSYVLSGAGMRVIYSEEGLDELRNAIALSKEHPMVMSKFVQAAREVDVDGVSDGEDVYIGGVLEHLESAGIHSGDAIMCIPPRSLSEEVIRKVRDYTEKIARGLRIVGPFNVQYIVKEEEVYVIECNLRASRTFPFVSKTIGVNLMDLACAVMMGRKIRDLGIPSPGELPHFGVKVPVFSFMRLTGADLLLGVEMLSTGEVACIGENFTDALMKSLEAAEMRIPDPGSSVLVTVGNGGKKTVIIPFIWALKKDGFKIYATEKTSKALEEANLKDVVTLNKIREAERKPNISDEITSGNIDLVINIPVEESKEEMEDEYLIRRMAVEFNVPVMTTLELVAALVAVIKYRHTNPLTIKSLNEYMEALPWSRW; encoded by the coding sequence GTGCCTAAGTTTCCGTGGCTCAAGAAGGTCCTGATACTGGGCAGCGGGGCCATCAAGATCGGGGAGGCCGCAGAGTTCGACTACTCGGGGAGCCAGTGCATCAAGGCACTCCGCGAGGAGGGGATAGAGACAGTCCTGGTCAACCCCAACATAGCGACCATACAGACGGACCCAAGACTCTCGGGCAAGGTATACCTCCTCCCCGTGACGCCGAAGTATGTGCAGATGGTCATTGAGAGGGAGAGACCGGACGGGATAATGCTCGGCTTCGGCGGGCAGACGGCCCTCAACTGCGGCGTCCAGCTCGCAAAGAGGGGCGTCTTGGAGAAGTATGGCGTCAAAGTCTTGGGCACTTCGATCGAGTCGATAGAGACGACGAGCGACAGGGAGAGATTCAAGCAGACGATGCTCGGGGCCGGCGTGAAGGTCCCGAGGAGCGGCTCGGCGAATTCCATATCCGGCGCGATAGCGCTCGCCAGGGAGATAGGCTACCCAGTGATAGTCAGGGTCGCATACACGCTCGGGGGGAGGGGCTCGGGCGTCGCGTACGACGAGAAGGACCTCGTCGAGATAGCCGAGCGCGGCCTGGCGCAGAGCATGATCAAGCAGATCCTGGTCGAGGAGTACCTCAAGAACTGGAAGGAGGTCGAGTACGAGGTGGTCAGGGACTATGCAGACAACTGCATCACCGTCTGCAACATGGAGAACCTTGACCCGCTCGGCGTTCACACGGGGGACTCGATAGTCGTCGCCCCGTCACAGACGCTTACCAACTACGACTATCACATGCTCAGGACTGCCTCGATCAAGGCAATACGGGCGCTGGGCATAATAGGCGAGTGCAACATCCAGTGGGCACTCGACCCGAAGAGCAACGACTTCAGGGTGATAGAGGTCAACTCGAGGCTCTCGAGGAGCTCCGCGCTAGCAAGCAAGGCGACAGGCTACCCTCTCGCATACATCGCAGCGAAGCTCGCGATAGGCTACAACCTGCCCGAGCTGATGAACAAGGTCACAGGGGTCACCACGGCCTGCTTCGAGCCGGCGCTCGACTATGTGATAGTGAAGTACCCCAGATGGGACTTCCAGAAGTTCAAGAACGTCGACCCGCACCTCGGTCCGCAGATGAAGTCTGTGGGGGAGGTGATGGCGATAGGCAGGTGCTTCGAGGAGGCGCTGCAGAAGGCGATCAGGATGCTGGACATCGGCAAGAACGGCCTGGTCTGCAACCCGAGCGAACCGGAGGGGGACCTCCAGCGGGAGCTGTCGCACCCCACGGACAAGAGGCTCTTCTTCGTAGTCAAGGCGCTTAGGGACGGGGTCCCAATAGAGGAGGTCTACAGGCTCTCGGGAATAGACCCGTGGTTCCTGAGCAAGATCAAGGGGATCATAGACATGGAGGCCGAGCTCCGCAAGGCGAAGCTGGAGTCCGGATGTGCCGAGCTCATCAGGGAGGCGAAGAGGCTAGGGTTTTCCGACGTGCAGATCGCGATCTGTACCGGCACGACCGAGGATGAGGTGAGGGCTTTCAGGAAGGCGAACGGGATTGTCCCGGTCGTCAAACAGATCGACACGATGGCTGCGGAGTGGCCCGCCAAGACGAACTACCTGTACGTCACCTACGGGGGTGATGAGGACGACATCGGCTTTGGTACCAGGAAGAAGGTGATGGTCCTGGGCGCGGGGGTCTTCAGGATCGGGACGAGTGTAGAGTTCGACTGGTGCGGCGTCAACACGGCGTGGGGGCTGAAGAAGGAGGGTGTAGAAGAGACGATAATTATAAACAACAACCCCGAGACGGTCTCCACCGACTACGACGTGCCGGACAAGCTCTACTTCGAGGAGCTCACCTACGAGAGGGTCATGGACATCCATGAGAAGGAGGGGGTCTACGGCGTCGTGCTGAGCGTCGGGGGTCAGACGCCAAACAACCTCGCCCTCAGGCTGTCCAGGGCCGGGATGAGGCTGCTCGGGAGCTCGGCGGAGAGCATCGACATGGCAGAGGACAGGTCGAAGTTCAGCGACCTACTGGGCAGGCTCGGCATTCCGCAGCCCAGGTGGAAGGCGCTGACCAGCATGGAGGAGGCGAAGGAATTCGCCAGGGAGATCGGATTCCCGGTCATAGTCAGGCCCAGCTACGTCCTATCCGGGGCCGGGATGCGGGTGATATACAGCGAGGAGGGGCTCGACGAGCTCCGGAACGCGATTGCCCTCTCCAAAGAGCACCCGATGGTTATGTCCAAGTTCGTGCAGGCGGCGAGGGAGGTCGACGTCGACGGGGTCTCTGACGGGGAGGACGTCTACATAGGGGGGGTACTTGAGCACCTAGAGTCGGCCGGGATACACAGCGGGGACGCGATAATGTGCATCCCCCCGAGGTCGCTCAGCGAGGAGGTGATCAGGAAAGTAAGGGACTACACCGAGAAGATCGCGAGGGGCCTCAGGATAGTGGGCCCGTTCAACGTCCAGTACATCGTCAAGGAGGAAGAGGTCTACGTGATAGAGTGCAACCTGAGGGCCTCGAGGACCTTCCCGTTCGTCAGCAAGACGATAGGCGTAAACCTGATGGACCTTGCCTGTGCGGTCATGATGGGCAGGAAGATCCGGGACCTCGGGATACCCTCTCCGGGGGAGCTGCCCCACTTCGGGGTGAAGGTCCCCGTCTTCAGCTTCATGAGGCTTACCGGCGCGGACCTCCTCCTCGGCGTGGAGATGCTCAGCACGGGCGAGGTGGCGTGCATCGGGGAGAACTTCACCGATGCACTGATGAAGTCGCTCGAGGCTGCCGAGATGAGGATCCCGGATCCGGGGTCTTCGGTGCTGGTAACGGTCGGGAATGGAGGAAAGAAGACGGTCATCATCCCGTTCATATGGGCGCTCAAGAAGGACGGGTTCAAGATATACGCGACTGAGAAGACGTCGAAGGCGCTAGAGGAGGCCAACCTGAAGGACGTCGTCACCCTCAACAAGATAAGGGAGGCGGAGAGAAAGCCGAACATCTCGGACGAGATTACATCGGGGAACATCGACCTCGTGATCAACATACCGGTAGAGGAGTCGAAGGAAGAGATGGAGGACGAGTACCTCATCAGGAGGATGGCAGTCGAGTTCAACGTCCCGGTGATGACGACGCTCGAGCTCGTTGCGGCGCTGGTCGCGGTGATAAAGTACAGGCACACCAATCCGCTGACAATAAAGTCCCTCAACGAGTACATGGAAGCGCTCCCCTGGAGCAGATGGTAG
- a CDS encoding transketolase C-terminal domain-containing protein, with protein sequence MRVAFGEGLLELGEELEDLVVLTADVAKPTQAIGFGERFPHRFLNVGIAEQDMVDIAAGLALSEKVPVAVAFAPFMMRAWEQVRSTIARCSLNVKLVGTHSGLSAADEGASHQSLEDVALMRVLPNMTVVVPGDREEVKEATRAIVESKGPAYMRIGRDEDARFLEEEFRLGRAVVLKDGSDVAVFSNGYLTSEVLAAAEGAPVDAMVIHVPTVKPLDSSTVLSAARRTGAAVCVEEHSVIGGMGSAVSELLSEEYPIHVRRMGVGDTFGESGTYRELLEKHRLTATHIREAMVEAAKRRGTR encoded by the coding sequence GTGCGCGTAGCATTCGGGGAGGGACTGCTCGAGCTCGGCGAAGAGCTGGAGGACCTTGTCGTGCTGACCGCGGACGTCGCCAAGCCCACCCAGGCGATCGGCTTCGGGGAAAGATTCCCCCACAGGTTCCTGAACGTCGGGATAGCCGAGCAGGACATGGTCGACATCGCGGCCGGCCTGGCCCTCAGCGAGAAGGTGCCCGTCGCGGTTGCCTTCGCACCCTTCATGATGAGGGCATGGGAGCAGGTCAGGAGCACGATCGCGAGGTGCAGCCTGAACGTGAAGCTCGTGGGAACCCACTCCGGGCTATCTGCGGCGGACGAGGGGGCTTCGCACCAGTCGCTCGAGGACGTGGCATTGATGCGGGTGCTCCCAAACATGACAGTGGTCGTGCCCGGGGACAGGGAGGAGGTCAAGGAGGCCACGCGCGCAATCGTAGAGAGCAAGGGGCCTGCGTACATGAGGATAGGCAGGGACGAGGATGCCAGGTTCCTCGAAGAGGAGTTCAGGCTCGGGAGGGCGGTCGTGCTCAAGGATGGGAGCGATGTTGCAGTTTTCTCAAACGGCTACCTCACGTCCGAGGTGCTCGCGGCTGCAGAAGGCGCGCCCGTGGACGCGATGGTGATCCATGTCCCGACCGTGAAGCCGCTGGACTCCAGCACCGTGCTCTCCGCGGCCAGGAGGACGGGGGCGGCGGTGTGCGTGGAAGAGCACAGCGTAATCGGCGGGATGGGGAGCGCGGTCTCCGAGCTGCTCTCGGAAGAGTACCCGATCCACGTCAGGAGGATGGGTGTGGGCGACACTTTCGGGGAGTCAGGTACGTACAGGGAGCTTCTCGAGAAGCACCGCCTCACCGCGACCCACATAAGGGAGGCGATGGTCGAGGCGGCCAAGAGGAGGGGGACGAGATGA
- the aroF gene encoding 3-deoxy-7-phosphoheptulonate synthase: MIIVLEEESKQLEEALRGRFRKVRHGEKVAYVSTRQVPTEILERLHNARIVDTAKPYQLASRSFLEEGTTVRIGDAEFGGKEIQVCAGPCAVESRPQLLEAARAVRGAGASVLRGGAFKPRTSPYSFQGLGEEGLRLLREVSDEVGMPFVTEATTPEQVPLVAEYADAIQIGARNMQNFELLKAAGRTGMPVLLKRGATATIEEWILAAEYVLLEGNWNVILCERGIRSFDSSTRNVFDVAGMALAKLLTHLPVIADPSHATGRRDLIAPAARAAVAAGADGLIVEVHPRPEEALSDGPQSLDPSGFRKMMSEVATVAKATGRGLG, encoded by the coding sequence ATGATCATTGTTCTTGAGGAGGAATCGAAGCAGCTGGAGGAAGCGCTGAGGGGAAGGTTCCGGAAGGTGAGGCACGGGGAGAAGGTTGCATATGTCTCAACCCGGCAGGTTCCAACGGAGATCCTGGAGAGGCTGCACAACGCGAGGATCGTGGACACGGCGAAGCCGTACCAGCTGGCTAGCAGGAGCTTCTTGGAGGAGGGGACGACGGTCAGGATAGGGGATGCCGAGTTCGGAGGGAAGGAGATCCAGGTCTGCGCCGGTCCCTGTGCGGTCGAGAGCAGGCCCCAGCTGCTGGAGGCGGCCAGGGCAGTGAGGGGCGCGGGGGCTTCGGTCCTTCGTGGAGGGGCATTCAAGCCCAGAACCTCGCCGTACTCCTTCCAAGGGCTGGGAGAGGAGGGACTTAGGCTGTTGAGGGAGGTCTCGGACGAGGTCGGCATGCCTTTCGTCACAGAGGCTACGACCCCAGAGCAGGTCCCGCTGGTCGCGGAGTACGCTGACGCCATACAGATCGGTGCTAGGAACATGCAGAACTTCGAGCTCCTCAAGGCGGCGGGCAGAACAGGGATGCCGGTGCTCCTGAAGAGGGGGGCGACTGCTACGATCGAGGAGTGGATACTCGCGGCCGAGTACGTGCTCCTCGAAGGGAACTGGAACGTGATCCTCTGCGAGAGGGGAATCAGGAGCTTCGACAGCTCTACGAGGAATGTCTTCGACGTCGCTGGGATGGCGCTGGCGAAGTTGCTGACCCACCTCCCGGTGATCGCAGACCCGAGCCACGCGACGGGCAGGAGGGACCTTATCGCTCCGGCGGCGAGGGCTGCTGTCGCAGCAGGGGCGGACGGTCTGATCGTCGAGGTCCACCCAAGGCCCGAAGAGGCCCTCAGCGACGGGCCCCAGTCCCTGGATCCGAGCGGGTTCAGGAAGATGATGTCCGAGGTCGCAACGGTCGCTAAGGCAACCGGAAGGGGATTGGGTTGA
- a CDS encoding transketolase: MSGTIELADLKHATDVQKLKERIRQVQRSLVEMTSAMGVHLGSSLSCLEVIATLYFLKMRHAPHRPQWRERDRFILSKGHAAPALYAVLAEAGYFPKEELRTLKRIGSRLQGHPDLRAPGVDAPSGSLGQGISIGIGMALAAKMRGSRSRVYVLAGDGECDEGQVWESLMTAVHLRLDNLVLIIDRNGWQLDDRTEEVKRKVPLRSKLESFGWETYSVNGHDVEKIVEVLDAAERAERPVAIIAHTKKGKGISFLEDSNKGHKLKLSEEEYLAAIKELEMTAKCA, from the coding sequence ATGAGCGGCACCATAGAGCTGGCAGACCTGAAGCACGCTACTGATGTCCAGAAGCTGAAGGAGAGGATAAGGCAGGTACAGCGCTCGCTCGTCGAGATGACCTCGGCGATGGGCGTGCACCTCGGCTCCTCTCTCTCGTGCCTCGAGGTCATAGCCACCCTCTACTTCCTGAAGATGCGGCATGCCCCACACAGACCGCAGTGGAGGGAGAGGGACAGGTTCATACTCAGCAAGGGGCACGCCGCGCCGGCGCTCTACGCTGTGCTGGCAGAGGCGGGGTACTTCCCTAAGGAGGAGCTGCGGACGCTCAAGCGCATCGGCTCCAGGCTCCAGGGCCACCCCGATCTCAGGGCTCCGGGAGTTGACGCCCCGTCGGGCTCGCTGGGCCAGGGGATCTCGATAGGGATCGGGATGGCGCTGGCGGCTAAGATGAGAGGGAGTAGGAGTAGGGTCTACGTGCTCGCAGGCGACGGCGAGTGCGACGAGGGGCAGGTCTGGGAGTCCCTCATGACAGCGGTGCACCTTAGGCTTGACAACCTAGTCCTGATAATAGACAGGAACGGCTGGCAGCTCGACGACAGGACTGAGGAGGTGAAGAGGAAGGTCCCGCTCAGGAGCAAGCTCGAGAGCTTCGGGTGGGAGACCTACTCGGTCAACGGGCACGACGTCGAGAAGATAGTAGAGGTTCTGGACGCGGCGGAGAGGGCGGAGCGGCCCGTGGCGATTATCGCGCACACGAAGAAGGGGAAGGGGATCTCCTTCCTTGAGGACTCGAACAAGGGCCACAAGCTCAAGCTGAGCGAGGAGGAGTACCTCGCCGCGATCAAGGAGCTGGAGATGACGGCGAAGTGCGCGTAG